A part of Paenibacillus sp. IHBB 10380 genomic DNA contains:
- a CDS encoding exodeoxyribonuclease III: protein MKLVSWNVNGLRACVTKGFNDYFEEMDADIFCVQETKLQEGQINLELGEKYTQYWNYAVKKGYSGTAIFTRIKPLSVRYGLEEDEEPEGRIITLEFDTFYLVNVYTPNAKRDLTRLPYRLEWEDRFLSYLQQLDDQKPVIICGDLNVAHQEIDLKNPKSNLTNSGFTPEERNKMTRLLDAGFIDTFRYFYPEQTDAYSWWSYMAKVRERNIGWRIDYFLVSSRLNPFLLDAQIDCKIMGSDHCPIILNIEDITAEL, encoded by the coding sequence ATGAAGCTAGTATCGTGGAATGTGAATGGTTTAAGAGCATGTGTAACGAAAGGATTCAATGACTATTTTGAAGAAATGGATGCAGATATATTCTGTGTTCAAGAGACGAAGCTACAGGAAGGACAAATTAACCTTGAACTAGGAGAAAAATATACTCAATATTGGAATTACGCGGTGAAGAAAGGGTATTCGGGAACTGCTATTTTTACAAGGATTAAACCTCTTTCAGTACGATATGGCTTGGAGGAAGATGAAGAACCAGAGGGACGGATCATTACGCTGGAATTTGATACCTTCTATCTCGTGAATGTATATACGCCAAATGCTAAACGTGATCTAACAAGGCTTCCGTATAGACTGGAATGGGAAGATCGCTTTCTAAGTTACCTGCAACAATTGGATGATCAAAAGCCTGTTATTATATGTGGTGATTTGAACGTTGCCCATCAAGAAATAGATTTGAAGAATCCTAAATCGAATCTCACAAATTCAGGATTCACCCCAGAAGAACGGAATAAGATGACTAGACTGCTAGATGCTGGATTTATCGATACGTTTAGATATTTCTATCCTGAACAGACAGATGCGTATAGCTGGTGGTCCTATATGGCAAAGGTTAGAGAACGGAATATTGGTTGGAGAATTGACTATTTCCTTGTTTCTTCAAGACTGAATCCCTTCTTATTGGATGCACAAATTGATTGTAAGATCATGGGCAGTGATCATTGTCCCATTATTCTTAATATTGAAGATATTACGGCAGAGTTGTAA
- a CDS encoding winged helix-turn-helix transcriptional regulator: MVKPQVIPTPFDYTLSIIGGKWKMRIMYQLTCEKVMRYGELKNQLPAITHKVLSSQLSELECNGIVNRVEYQQIPPKVEYSLTPRGRTLMPILEGMCKWGVENQ; the protein is encoded by the coding sequence ATGGTTAAGCCACAAGTCATACCAACTCCATTTGACTACACATTATCCATAATCGGAGGAAAGTGGAAGATGAGAATCATGTACCAATTAACGTGTGAGAAAGTGATGCGTTATGGTGAATTAAAAAATCAGCTGCCAGCGATTACCCATAAGGTATTAAGCTCTCAATTAAGTGAGTTAGAATGCAATGGCATCGTAAATAGAGTAGAATATCAACAAATCCCTCCGAAAGTGGAGTATTCTTTAACTCCAAGAGGTAGAACATTGATGCCGATATTAGAGGGAATGTGCAAATGGGGCGTAGAAAATCAATAA
- a CDS encoding alpha/beta fold hydrolase, whose product MNASDKHPMNIKVETSGTILWLTGWSMPDTVFDRLRLLLPDFYHISVDYSDADSPEKMVLLTETAARNFLSSGGTTCKTNRGPLLIGGWSLGGLLALRLAIQDFADGLVLLAATARFTRSKQELDLGWADTYVRRMIRGLTKDRQAVETEFRQLVLTEEEWKTDLGEILPPIGSWTTPALITGLQILRNEEYLSQLSMIDCPVLLVHGTDDKICPYGAASELTAQLPQAELLTIPASGHVPFLGREAHIADELRRWWHEQ is encoded by the coding sequence ATGAATGCATCAGATAAGCATCCTATGAATATCAAGGTAGAGACAAGCGGCACTATTTTGTGGTTGACCGGATGGAGCATGCCGGATACGGTATTTGATCGACTTCGCTTGTTACTGCCGGATTTTTATCATATTTCTGTAGACTACAGCGATGCCGATTCTCCAGAGAAAATGGTACTCCTTACTGAAACAGCGGCAAGAAATTTCCTTTCTTCGGGTGGAACTACTTGTAAGACAAACCGTGGCCCACTATTGATCGGAGGCTGGTCGCTCGGTGGATTACTAGCGCTGAGACTAGCAATCCAAGATTTCGCTGATGGTCTTGTGTTGTTGGCTGCAACAGCCCGTTTTACCCGTTCAAAACAGGAGTTAGACCTTGGCTGGGCCGATACATACGTTAGGCGAATGATTAGAGGGCTTACGAAGGACCGACAAGCCGTTGAAACCGAATTTCGACAGCTTGTTTTAACTGAGGAAGAATGGAAAACCGATCTTGGTGAAATTCTTCCTCCAATCGGTAGCTGGACAACCCCGGCACTAATCACGGGTCTTCAGATTTTGCGAAATGAGGAATACTTGTCTCAACTATCCATGATCGATTGTCCGGTGCTTCTTGTTCACGGTACTGACGATAAGATTTGTCCTTACGGCGCTGCGTCAGAGCTTACAGCACAATTGCCTCAAGCAGAATTACTTACAATACCCGCAAGCGGGCATGTACCGTTTTTGGGAAGGGAAGCACACATAGCAGATGAACTGAGGAGATGGTGGCATGAACAGTAA
- a CDS encoding MFS transporter — translation MNSAAPLRMFNLLYFALLALFIPFLPVFLDDQGLSPSQIGFIVGTGGFITILAQPLWGMISDRTKTIRKVVLFLLVGATIAGYFLFNSTSYGMLILFAMLVYFFLMPIDPLTESLNFRVSEGMGISYGSIRTYGALGYGVMSLITGYFMSYFGAYSLALLFAGIGICCFIINLRIPDAPVTAKPVTVDGLKNFLSNRETLLFLVLVFISSVPARMNDTFLGVYIRELGGSTELVGQSFFLAAGSEIIVFALSFWWLRPGKELLIVSISGAFYFMRFFLSAWITDPHLLAYIQVLQLLTFPVFYSAAIQYLYRIVPEEWRATGQTVLALLFFGVSSIIASYVGGAVYEAFGGKTLYLSLSAMSFVGMLFGLLLYRIYGKRHSDQSISAE, via the coding sequence ATGAATTCAGCAGCACCCTTAAGAATGTTTAATCTTTTGTACTTTGCTCTGCTTGCCTTATTTATTCCCTTCCTTCCGGTCTTTTTAGATGATCAAGGATTGAGCCCCTCACAAATCGGATTCATTGTAGGTACAGGAGGTTTCATTACGATCCTCGCTCAGCCTCTATGGGGGATGATCAGTGATCGAACCAAAACCATTCGTAAAGTGGTCTTGTTTCTACTTGTAGGTGCTACTATAGCCGGTTATTTCTTATTTAACTCCACAAGCTATGGAATGCTTATTTTGTTTGCTATGCTGGTGTATTTCTTCCTGATGCCAATCGATCCGCTCACAGAAAGTTTGAACTTTCGTGTATCTGAGGGAATGGGCATTAGCTATGGTTCCATTCGTACATACGGAGCACTCGGTTATGGCGTGATGTCGCTTATTACCGGTTACTTTATGTCTTATTTCGGAGCTTACAGCTTAGCATTGCTCTTTGCTGGTATTGGGATCTGCTGCTTTATCATTAATCTTCGAATTCCGGATGCGCCGGTCACTGCCAAACCGGTAACGGTAGACGGTCTCAAGAATTTCTTGAGTAATCGCGAAACGCTACTGTTTCTAGTACTCGTATTCATAAGCTCCGTTCCAGCTCGTATGAATGACACTTTTCTTGGTGTGTACATCCGTGAGCTTGGAGGAAGTACCGAGCTGGTCGGACAATCCTTTTTTCTAGCAGCAGGTAGCGAAATTATCGTATTCGCTCTAAGCTTCTGGTGGCTACGCCCAGGTAAAGAACTCTTGATCGTCTCCATTTCTGGCGCTTTTTACTTTATGCGCTTCTTTCTCTCAGCTTGGATTACCGATCCACATTTACTAGCCTACATACAGGTTCTTCAACTGCTTACCTTTCCGGTGTTCTATTCAGCAGCTATTCAATACCTGTACCGTATCGTACCTGAGGAATGGCGTGCCACTGGTCAAACGGTGCTGGCGTTATTATTCTTCGGTGTATCCAGCATCATCGCCTCTTATGTTGGTGGGGCCGTGTATGAAGCCTTTGGTGGCAAAACGCTGTATTTGTCCCTCTCAGCCATGTCTTTTGTAGGGATGTTATTCGGATTACTCTTGTATCGGATATATGGTAAAAGGCATTCTGATCAATCCATTTCAGCCGAATAA
- the deoC gene encoding deoxyribose-phosphate aldolase, whose protein sequence is MLNLKLAGIIDHTLLRADATKAEITKLTEEAIKYEFASVCVNPTWVSYAAEQLANSKVNVCTVIGFPLGANTSASKAFEASHAIECGADEVDVVINVGALKDGDYDYVVQDIKGVVDAANGKALVKVIIEACLLTEDEKKLACQLSVKAGAEFVKTSTGFSTGGATAEDVALMRQVVGDKIGVKASGGVRNLQDMEQLVAAGASRIGASSGVKIMEGEQSASSY, encoded by the coding sequence ATGTTAAATTTAAAATTAGCAGGAATCATCGATCATACGCTTTTACGCGCAGACGCAACGAAAGCTGAGATCACCAAATTAACAGAAGAAGCTATAAAATATGAATTTGCATCCGTATGTGTAAATCCAACGTGGGTATCCTATGCGGCTGAACAGTTGGCAAATAGCAAAGTGAATGTGTGTACGGTGATCGGATTTCCACTTGGAGCGAATACTAGTGCAAGCAAAGCTTTTGAAGCAAGCCATGCTATTGAATGTGGAGCGGATGAAGTTGATGTAGTCATTAATGTCGGTGCTTTGAAAGACGGAGATTATGATTATGTTGTACAAGATATTAAAGGGGTCGTCGATGCTGCAAATGGCAAAGCGCTTGTAAAAGTGATTATTGAAGCTTGTCTCTTGACAGAAGACGAGAAGAAATTGGCTTGCCAACTATCGGTTAAAGCTGGGGCTGAATTTGTTAAAACATCGACGGGATTCTCGACTGGAGGAGCAACGGCTGAGGATGTGGCTCTGATGCGTCAAGTTGTTGGTGACAAGATCGGGGTCAAAGCTTCTGGAGGGGTTCGTAATCTTCAAGATATGGAACAATTGGTTGCGGCAGGTGCATCTAGAATTGGCGCGAGTTCAGGCGTGAAAATAATGGAAGGCGAGCAATCAGCCTCGTCTTACTAA
- the bioC gene encoding malonyl-ACP O-methyltransferase BioC encodes MNSKNSAIQRQFNRHARSYDAQAHIQRTMADRLTESLIGWKNKGFTDEPNILEIGCGTGALTEMLVNEWPNASITALDIASAMIEQAEQRVLSTVTKHLNTRQSATDRLRFLQADVEMWAAEAETDSFDLIVSNACFQWLSNPRTTLSQLRRILRSGGLLIFTTFGPDTFCELHQAFNQVYRASGMEPRRHGLSFQSITQWNNLLEETGFSNIQCEGSIQTEKYPTARDFLLSVKAMGASTSEAQAIRDLSPRRLFTSMYEEYEDKFSIQGGVAATYDLLFIQAKS; translated from the coding sequence ATGAACAGTAAAAATAGTGCAATTCAACGTCAATTTAACCGTCATGCACGTTCGTATGATGCACAAGCCCATATTCAACGTACTATGGCAGATCGGCTTACTGAATCTCTCATAGGATGGAAGAATAAAGGCTTCACAGATGAGCCCAACATTCTTGAGATTGGCTGTGGTACGGGTGCTCTAACCGAAATGCTTGTAAATGAGTGGCCTAACGCTAGCATTACCGCGCTTGACATTGCATCCGCGATGATCGAACAGGCTGAACAACGTGTCTTATCCACTGTAACAAAACATTTGAATACCCGACAAAGTGCAACGGATCGTTTACGATTTCTTCAAGCCGATGTTGAAATGTGGGCGGCTGAGGCAGAGACGGACTCGTTCGATCTCATCGTCTCCAACGCCTGTTTTCAATGGTTAAGTAATCCTCGGACTACGCTAAGCCAACTTCGACGGATTCTTCGTTCTGGTGGTTTGTTGATCTTTACTACATTCGGTCCTGATACATTCTGCGAGCTGCATCAGGCGTTTAATCAGGTGTATCGAGCCAGCGGAATGGAACCACGACGGCATGGATTGTCTTTTCAATCGATAACGCAGTGGAACAACTTGCTAGAGGAAACAGGATTTTCTAATATTCAATGTGAAGGTTCGATCCAAACAGAAAAGTATCCTACCGCGAGAGATTTTCTTCTTTCGGTTAAAGCGATGGGTGCTAGTACTTCAGAAGCCCAGGCGATACGTGACCTCAGTCCGCGGCGATTGTTCACCAGCATGTATGAGGAATATGAAGATAAGTTCAGCATACAAGGAGGCGTTGCTGCCACTTACGATCTTCTATTCATTCAAGCAAAGTCCTAA
- the bioD gene encoding dethiobiotin synthase codes for MSIVNVDTIRGLFITGTDTGVGKTVMTAAIAAVLRAEGLNAGVWKPIQSGAPLGSGVTDGERLLKSTGIDELPQAVAPFTFEAPLTPLLAAKQAGITLTLKELIAAGEPLTKRYDTLLIEGAGGVAVPLTADALVADLIAELHIPALIVARSSLGTINHTLLTASFLRHRGVPIIGVIMNDGELTEQTHDPSVATNAELIEHYSGLKVLGRFPHLHDDANSETLVHTLRTTIQFAPIRQALAVQTIGG; via the coding sequence ATGAGCATAGTAAACGTAGACACGATACGCGGATTATTTATAACAGGTACAGACACTGGCGTTGGGAAGACAGTTATGACGGCAGCCATTGCTGCTGTGCTTCGTGCTGAAGGATTGAATGCCGGTGTCTGGAAGCCGATTCAGTCCGGTGCACCACTTGGCAGCGGAGTTACCGATGGTGAACGGTTACTGAAAAGCACAGGAATCGATGAGCTACCACAGGCAGTAGCACCATTTACATTTGAAGCTCCGCTTACGCCGCTACTCGCCGCTAAGCAGGCTGGTATAACCCTTACGCTTAAGGAGTTGATCGCTGCTGGTGAACCGCTAACTAAACGTTACGATACACTTCTCATCGAAGGTGCAGGCGGTGTCGCTGTACCCCTGACCGCTGATGCCCTCGTGGCGGACTTGATCGCGGAGCTTCACATACCTGCTCTCATTGTAGCCCGTTCCAGCCTCGGCACGATTAATCACACACTTCTGACGGCGTCATTCCTGCGGCATCGAGGAGTCCCCATTATAGGCGTCATTATGAATGACGGTGAATTAACGGAGCAGACTCATGATCCTAGTGTTGCTACGAATGCGGAACTAATTGAGCATTACAGCGGCCTTAAGGTACTAGGAAGGTTTCCTCACTTACACGACGATGCGAATTCAGAAACGTTGGTACATACCTTACGAACAACAATACAATTCGCGCCTATCAGACAGGCATTGGCAGTTCAGACTATAGGAGGATGA
- the bioF gene encoding 8-amino-7-oxononanoate synthase, translating into MKWIEKELELLANTSMKRSLHDSSPVSESPGYTFRGERLLLNLSSNDYLGLAQHPAIIEVMRETLLKEGVGAGASRLVTGNSPLYSRLEAALAEWQNCEAALVFANGYMANVGVIGALVGRDDVVLSDQMNHASIVDGIVLSRAEHARYRHNDMEHLRALLNKHSNKRRKLIVTDAVFSMDGDQARLQELVRIKQEYGALLMVDEAHSGGIYGMRGEGLCHELGLQNNVDIHMGTFSKSFGVYGAYICGSRMLIQWLVNKARPLIYSTALPPAIVAGISKALLLVQVEHWRRERISVASKVFRSALCTAGFQIGTGDSPIVPLIIGDNAKTLRFSEALEASGIASVAIRPPTVPDGTAQIRFTLSAAHTDRELTDAVAQIRAIGHQLGVLSL; encoded by the coding sequence ATGAAATGGATAGAAAAAGAACTTGAGTTATTGGCTAATACCTCCATGAAGCGTTCCTTGCATGATAGTTCCCCAGTCTCCGAATCCCCAGGATATACGTTTCGTGGAGAGCGATTGCTCCTCAACCTGTCTTCTAATGACTATCTTGGACTTGCACAGCATCCTGCGATCATAGAAGTGATGCGTGAGACACTACTCAAGGAAGGAGTTGGCGCTGGCGCCTCGCGGCTTGTGACTGGAAATAGCCCCCTTTATAGTCGTCTGGAAGCAGCGCTGGCCGAATGGCAAAACTGTGAAGCAGCGCTTGTATTTGCAAACGGTTATATGGCTAATGTTGGTGTTATTGGTGCACTTGTAGGTCGGGATGATGTTGTACTCAGCGATCAGATGAATCATGCAAGCATTGTTGACGGCATTGTATTGAGCCGCGCTGAACATGCCCGGTATCGTCATAACGATATGGAACATCTGCGCGCATTATTAAATAAACATAGTAATAAACGGAGAAAGCTGATCGTAACCGACGCTGTCTTTTCCATGGATGGCGATCAGGCTCGTTTGCAGGAACTCGTCAGAATTAAACAGGAGTATGGAGCCCTATTGATGGTGGATGAAGCACACAGCGGTGGGATCTATGGCATGCGTGGCGAGGGATTGTGCCATGAGCTTGGGCTGCAGAATAATGTGGATATTCATATGGGTACATTCAGCAAATCGTTCGGCGTCTATGGTGCCTATATCTGTGGCAGTCGCATGCTCATTCAGTGGCTGGTGAACAAGGCCAGACCGCTCATCTATTCAACCGCGCTGCCTCCAGCTATCGTAGCTGGGATTTCAAAGGCATTACTATTGGTACAAGTCGAACACTGGCGCAGAGAAAGGATATCCGTAGCAAGCAAGGTATTTCGGTCCGCTCTTTGCACCGCCGGTTTCCAAATAGGTACTGGCGACTCTCCTATCGTACCTCTGATTATAGGCGATAATGCTAAAACTTTACGCTTCAGTGAGGCTCTTGAAGCGTCAGGTATCGCATCCGTGGCCATCCGCCCACCTACTGTTCCTGATGGAACTGCGCAAATCCGTTTCACATTGTCAGCTGCTCATACGGATAGAGAGCTAACTGATGCCGTCGCGCAAATCCGCGCCATTGGACATCAATTAGGAGTGCTGAGTCTATGA
- a CDS encoding flavin reductase family protein, with protein sequence MPQLHGLTFNTSDLSELEMYKLMIGSVVPRPIAWVSSKSKDDVVNLAPFSFFTVASRNPPTLLISIGTGVDEREGTVKDTLTNIREVGEYVINVVSEPLGEAMLRSSASVEPAKNEFELAGVTQKSCELVDVPAVLEAPIAFELKLDRIIPVGGDHLVLGKVLRVQIDSAAYAGNYKVAIDKWRPLASLAGDFARLTPPFSIG encoded by the coding sequence ATGCCACAGCTTCATGGACTCACATTTAACACGAGTGACTTGAGCGAGCTGGAAATGTACAAGCTGATGATCGGATCCGTTGTACCCAGACCTATCGCATGGGTTTCTTCAAAAAGTAAGGATGATGTTGTTAATTTAGCACCATTCAGTTTTTTTACAGTTGCATCAAGAAACCCGCCAACGCTATTGATTTCAATAGGAACTGGCGTGGACGAACGAGAGGGTACAGTAAAGGATACACTCACAAATATTCGCGAAGTGGGAGAATACGTCATTAATGTTGTCTCAGAGCCACTGGGCGAAGCGATGTTGCGTTCATCCGCTAGTGTCGAGCCTGCGAAAAATGAGTTTGAGCTTGCGGGCGTCACCCAAAAGTCATGTGAGCTTGTAGATGTACCCGCCGTGCTGGAAGCGCCGATTGCGTTTGAGCTGAAGCTAGATCGGATTATTCCAGTAGGTGGAGATCATCTTGTGCTTGGAAAAGTGCTCCGTGTACAAATTGATTCGGCCGCCTATGCAGGGAACTATAAAGTAGCTATCGATAAATGGAGACCCCTTGCAAGCTTAGCAGGGGACTTTGCCAGGCTCACACCTCCGTTTTCAATTGGATAG
- the bioA gene encoding adenosylmethionine--8-amino-7-oxononanoate transaminase, translated as MITEYERLATLNKAHLWHPFTQMKDYNNSDPLIIERGEGIKLYDVNGRAYFDGFSSVWLNVHGHNVPELNQAITDQLGRVAHSTLLGMANVPAIELAEKLVGIAPQGLTKVFYSDSGATGVEIAIKMAFQYWHNLGERNKKTFITMNQAYHGDTIGAVSVGAIPLYHETFRPMLFPSHVIPYPYAYRHEGGEAEAMEATLTALRKLLETQADTIAALIVEPIVQGASGIIVMPPGCLREMAALCRKHGVLFIADEVATGFGRTGAMFACELEDVSPDLMVIGKGLTGGYLPVAATLATDEVYNAFYADYLEQKTFFHGHSFTGNPLGCAVALASLKLFEERNMIEGVRAKASFVEHKLAALKDRPHVGEIRQKGLMIGIELVRDKGTREPYNWAERIGVRASHRARELGMLTRPLGNLIVFIPPLASSEAELDEMTDILAKSVLNVTEGGSTT; from the coding sequence GTGATAACAGAGTACGAACGGCTTGCTACCCTCAATAAGGCTCACTTATGGCATCCTTTTACACAAATGAAAGACTACAATAACTCTGACCCTCTCATTATTGAACGCGGCGAAGGCATCAAGCTCTATGACGTTAATGGACGTGCTTATTTTGACGGTTTTTCTTCGGTTTGGCTTAACGTCCATGGGCATAACGTTCCGGAGCTAAATCAGGCGATCACGGACCAGTTAGGGCGTGTCGCACACTCTACCCTTCTTGGAATGGCAAATGTACCTGCCATTGAGCTTGCAGAAAAGTTGGTGGGGATCGCCCCACAAGGGTTAACGAAAGTATTTTATTCTGATTCAGGAGCAACCGGTGTCGAGATTGCGATCAAAATGGCTTTTCAATACTGGCATAACTTAGGGGAAAGAAATAAAAAGACGTTTATTACAATGAATCAAGCTTACCACGGAGATACAATTGGTGCCGTTAGTGTAGGTGCCATTCCCTTATACCATGAGACGTTTCGCCCTATGCTGTTCCCTTCTCACGTCATTCCATATCCCTATGCTTATCGCCATGAAGGCGGTGAAGCGGAAGCAATGGAAGCAACCCTAACGGCTCTGCGTAAGTTGCTCGAGACGCAAGCGGATACGATAGCAGCTCTAATTGTGGAGCCGATTGTACAAGGCGCCAGCGGTATCATTGTCATGCCGCCAGGATGCTTACGTGAGATGGCTGCACTGTGCCGCAAACATGGGGTATTGTTCATCGCTGACGAGGTGGCGACCGGTTTCGGTCGGACGGGCGCTATGTTTGCTTGTGAACTCGAAGACGTTTCTCCTGATTTGATGGTGATCGGAAAAGGCCTTACAGGCGGGTATTTGCCTGTGGCAGCGACGCTTGCGACAGACGAGGTGTACAATGCATTTTATGCTGATTACCTAGAACAGAAAACATTTTTTCATGGTCATTCCTTTACAGGTAACCCATTGGGTTGTGCCGTTGCTTTGGCTAGCTTGAAGCTATTTGAAGAGCGCAACATGATAGAGGGAGTAAGAGCAAAGGCGTCATTTGTAGAGCATAAACTCGCAGCACTTAAAGATCGCCCACATGTTGGTGAAATCCGGCAAAAGGGATTGATGATTGGTATCGAGCTAGTACGTGATAAGGGTACACGCGAGCCCTACAATTGGGCAGAACGAATTGGCGTTCGCGCCAGTCATAGGGCAAGAGAACTTGGAATGCTAACGCGGCCTCTTGGAAATCTAATCGTCTTTATCCCTCCACTTGCAAGCAGTGAAGCTGAGCTAGATGAAATGACAGATATTTTGGCCAAATCGGTACTTAACGTCACCGAAGGTGGTTCCACTACATGA
- a CDS encoding sugar-binding transcriptional regulator has translation MDSEKQRLSIEAARLYYQSDYSQQQIASQLGLSRPTVSRLLQHAKEKGYVRIDIIDPREDLDILASELKKRFQLDTVQLCYSPLNDYEEIKKHISKKAAEFIHGTVQDGDIIGVTWGTTMHEVALQLQSKPLKAVEVVQLKGGVSHSQVNTYAAEIVNLFAEAFQTIARYLPLPVIFDSVEVKSMVEEDRHIGRIIDLGKQANIAVFTVGTVKEDALLFRLGYFNEEEKELLGRTGVADICSRFFDAKGKICSEEINNRTVGINLSDLRNKEKSILVAGGQRKIGAIHAALAGKYANILITDQFTAQALLR, from the coding sequence ATGGATAGTGAGAAACAACGCTTAAGTATTGAAGCGGCAAGACTTTATTATCAATCTGATTATAGTCAGCAGCAAATTGCTTCCCAATTGGGCTTATCAAGGCCAACGGTTTCTAGATTACTACAACATGCCAAAGAAAAAGGATATGTAAGGATAGATATTATTGACCCCCGTGAAGACTTGGATATCTTAGCCAGTGAGCTGAAGAAGCGATTTCAATTAGACACGGTTCAATTATGTTATTCACCACTAAATGATTACGAGGAAATTAAAAAACATATCAGTAAAAAAGCGGCTGAATTTATTCATGGAACCGTGCAGGATGGAGATATTATCGGTGTAACTTGGGGCACAACCATGCACGAGGTAGCTCTTCAATTGCAATCTAAACCATTAAAAGCAGTGGAAGTGGTCCAATTAAAGGGGGGCGTGAGCCATTCTCAAGTAAATACGTACGCAGCTGAAATTGTGAATTTGTTTGCGGAAGCATTTCAGACCATTGCGCGGTATTTACCCTTACCTGTTATATTTGATAGCGTTGAGGTTAAGAGCATGGTAGAGGAAGACCGTCATATTGGACGAATCATTGATCTGGGCAAACAAGCGAATATTGCGGTCTTTACGGTTGGAACTGTGAAGGAGGATGCGCTACTCTTCCGTCTAGGTTACTTTAATGAAGAAGAGAAGGAGTTGCTTGGACGTACTGGGGTAGCTGATATCTGTTCACGGTTCTTTGACGCAAAGGGGAAAATATGTAGTGAAGAAATCAATAACCGTACGGTAGGAATAAATCTTTCCGATCTGAGAAACAAGGAAAAATCTATTCTAGTAGCGGGAGGGCAACGGAAAATTGGAGCGATTCATGCTGCGCTTGCAGGTAAGTACGCGAATATATTAATTACGGATCAATTTACTGCACAAGCTTTATTAAGATAA
- the bioB gene encoding biotin synthase BioB, which translates to METMATAMKWESLANKALDGERLTLEEGLAVLESNHDEVLLLMQAAFKVRKHFYGKKVKLNMIINAKSGLCPEDCGYCSQSIVSTAPVEKYTLLDKDTLLAGAREAMARKAGTYCIVAAGKGPTNRELDQVVDAVREIRETMPLKICACLGILKDEQAERLADAGVHRYNHNLNTSKANYPTITTTHTYDQRVETLERVKTHGMSPCSGVIIGMGETNREIVEMAYELRELHADSIPINFLNAIPGTPLENAGRTQPLQALKVLALFRFICPSQEIRVAGGREINLRTLQPLSLYAANSLFVGDYLTTSGQDISVDHQMIEDLGFEIELNAL; encoded by the coding sequence ATGGAAACCATGGCAACAGCAATGAAATGGGAATCACTTGCAAACAAAGCGTTAGATGGGGAACGTCTAACGTTAGAGGAAGGGCTCGCTGTACTCGAATCTAATCATGATGAGGTGCTACTACTCATGCAGGCTGCTTTTAAAGTGAGAAAACATTTTTACGGTAAAAAAGTAAAATTGAACATGATCATCAACGCTAAAAGTGGACTTTGTCCCGAGGACTGTGGCTATTGCTCGCAATCCATCGTTTCGACGGCGCCGGTTGAAAAATACACCCTACTCGATAAAGATACGTTACTTGCCGGCGCACGTGAAGCCATGGCTCGTAAAGCTGGAACTTATTGTATCGTAGCGGCCGGAAAAGGCCCAACAAATAGAGAGCTGGATCAAGTGGTGGATGCGGTTAGAGAAATCCGTGAAACGATGCCGCTAAAAATCTGCGCATGTCTGGGCATTCTGAAGGACGAACAAGCCGAACGTCTTGCGGACGCGGGTGTACATCGATATAACCATAACTTGAACACCAGCAAAGCCAATTACCCAACCATCACCACAACCCATACCTACGATCAACGTGTTGAAACATTAGAAAGGGTTAAGACCCACGGCATGTCCCCCTGTTCTGGTGTCATTATCGGCATGGGCGAGACTAATCGAGAAATTGTTGAAATGGCTTATGAACTCCGCGAGCTCCATGCGGACTCCATTCCGATTAACTTCCTAAATGCCATTCCGGGAACTCCACTGGAAAATGCAGGACGCACGCAGCCATTACAAGCGTTGAAGGTACTAGCCTTATTCCGTTTCATCTGCCCTTCACAAGAAATCCGTGTGGCAGGCGGGCGTGAAATCAACCTTCGTACATTACAGCCTCTGTCTCTCTACGCTGCAAATTCACTTTTTGTAGGTGATTATTTAACGACATCAGGTCAAGACATTTCAGTTGATCATCAAATGATCGAAGATTTGGGCTTTGAAATTGAATTAAATGCTCTTTAA